A region of Homo sapiens chromosome X, GRCh38.p14 Primary Assembly DNA encodes the following proteins:
- the TEX28 gene encoding testis-specific protein TEX28, translating to MVLKAEHTRSPSATLPSNVPSCRSLSSSEDGPSGPSSLADGGLAHNLQDSVRHRILYLSEQLRVEKASRDGNTVSYLKLVSKADRHQVPHIQQAFEKVNQRASATIAQIEHRLHQCHQQLQELEEGCRPEGLLLMAESDPANCEPPSEKALLSEPPEPGGEDGPVNLPHASRPFILESRFQSLQQGTCLETEDVAQQQNLLLQKVKAELEEAKRFHISLQESYHSLKERSLTDLQLLLESLQEEKCRQALMEEQVNGRLQGQLNEIYNLKHNLACSEERMAYLSYERAKEIWEITETFKSRISKLEMLQQVTQLEAAEHLQSRPPQMLFKFLSPRLSLATVLLVFVSTLCACPSSLISSRLCTCTMLMLIGLGVLAWQRWRAIPATDWQEWVPSRCRLYSKDSGPPADGP from the exons ATGGTTTTAAAG GCGGAACACACCAGGAGCCCCAGCGCAACCCTCCCCTCCAATGTGCCTTCATGCCGGTCCCTGTCATCCAGCGAAGACGGCCCCAGTGGCCCTTCCAGCCTCGCAGATGGAGGCCTAGCCCACAACTTACAGGATAGTGTCAGGCACCGCATCCTCTACCTCTCAGAGCAGCTGAGAGTGGAGAAGGCCAGTCGGGATGGCAACACTGTGAGCTACCTCAAGCTGGTATCCAAAGCAGACCGGCACCAGGTGCCGCACATCCAGCAGGCCTTTGAGAAGGTGAACCAGCGCGCCTCTGCCACCATCGCCCAGATCGAGCACAGGCTCCACCAGTGTCACCAGCAGCTCCAGGAGCTGGAGGAAGGCTGCAGGCCCGAGGGCTTACTGCTGATGGCAGAAAGCGACCCAGCCAACTGCGAGCCACCCAGTGAGAAGGCCCTGCTTTCAGAGCCCCCCGAGCCAGGTGGGGAAGACGGGCCGGTCAACCTGCCTCATGCCAGCAGGCCCTTCATCTTGGAGAGTCGCTTCCAGAGCTTACAGCAGGGGACGTGCTTAGAGACAGAGGATGTGGCCCAGCAACAAAACCTGCTGTTGCAGAAGGTAAAGGCAGAGCTGGAAGAAGCCAAGAGGTTCCACATCAGCCTCCAGGAGTCCTATCACAGCCTAAAGGAGAGGTCTCTGACTGACCTGCAGCTGTTGCTGGAGTCCCTTCAGGAGGAGAAGTGTAG GCAAGCATTGATGGAAGAACAGGTGAATGGTCGCCTGCAGGGACAGCTGAATGAGATTTACAACCTCAAACACAATCTGGCCTGCAGCGAAGAGAGAATGGCCTATCTATCCTATGAGAGAGCCAAGGAAATATGG GAGATCACGGAGACCTTCAAGAGCCGAATATCCAAGCTGGAGATGCTACAGCAAGTCACCCAACTGGAGGCAGCGGAGCACCTCCAAAGCCGTCCCCCGCAGATGTTGTTCAAGTTCCTGAGTCCGCGCCTCTCACTGGCAACCGTCCTCTTGGTCTTTGTCTCCACCTTGTGTGCCTGCCCCTCGTCACTGATCAGCTCACGCCTGTGCACCTGCACCATGCTGATGCTGATCGGGCTTGGGGTCCTGGCCTGGCAGAGGTGGCGCGCCATCCCTGCCACAGACTGGCAGGAATGGGTCCCCTCCAGGTGTAGACTGTACTCCAAGGACTCTGGGCCTCCAGCAGATGGACCTTAA
- the OPN1MW3 gene encoding medium-wave-sensitive opsin 3: protein MAQQWSLQRLAGRHPQDSYEDSTQSSIFTYTNSNSTRGPFEGPNYHIAPRWVYHLTSVWMIFVVIASVFTNGLVLAATMKFKKLRHPLNWILVNLAVADLAETVIASTISVVNQVYGYFVLGHPMCVLEGYTVSLCGITGLWSLAIISWERWMVVCKPFGNVRFDAKLAIVGIAFSWIWAAVWTAPPIFGWSRYWPHGLKTSCGPDVFSGSSYPGVQSYMIVLMVTCCITPLSIIVLCYLQVWLAIRAVAKQQKESESTQKAEKEVTRMVVVMVLAFCFCWGPYAFFACFAAANPGYPFHPLMAALPAFFAKSATIYNPVIYVFMNRQFRNCILQLFGKKVDDGSELSSASKTEVSSVSSVSPA, encoded by the exons ATGGCCCAGCAGTGGAGCCTCCAAAGGCTCGCAGGCCGCCATCCGCAGGACAGCTATGAGGACAGCACCCAGTCCAGCATCTTCACCTACACCAACAGCAACTCCACCAGAG GCCCCTTCGAAGGCCCGAATTACCACATCGCTCCCAGATGGGTGTACCACCTCACCAGTGTCTGGATGATCTTTGTGGTCATTGCATCCGTCTTCACAAATGGGCTTGTGCTGGCGGCCACCATGAAGTTCAAGAAGCTGCGCCACCCGCTGAACTGGATCCTGGTGAACCTGGCGGTCGCTGACCTGGCAGAGACCGTCATCGCCAGCACTATCAGCGTTGTGAACCAGGTCTATGGCTACTTCGTGCTGGGCCACCCTATGTGTGTCCTGGAGGGCTACACCGTCTCCCTGTGTG GGATCACAGGTCTCTGGTCTCTGGCCATCATTTCCTGGGAGAGATGGATGGTGGTCTGCAAGCCCTTTGGCAATGTGAGATTTGATGCCAAGCTGGCCATCGTGGGCATTGCCTTCTCCTGGATCTGGGCTGCTGTGTGGACAGCCCCGCCCATCTTTGGTTGGAGCAG GTACTGGCCCCACGGCCTGAAGACTTCATGCGGCCCAGACGTGTTCAGCGGCAGCTCGTACCCCGGGGTGCAGTCTTACATGATTGTCCTCATGGTCACCTGCTGCATCACCCCACTCAGCATCATCGTGCTCTGCTACCTCCAAGTGTGGCTGGCCATCCGAGCG GTGGCAAAGCAGCAGAAAGAGTCTGAATccacccagaaggcagagaaggaagtGACGCgcatggtggtggtgatggtccTGGCATTCTGCTTCTGCTGGGGACCCTACGCCTTCTTCGCATGCTTTGCTGCTGCCAACCCTGGCTACCCCTTCCACCCTTTGATGGCTGCCCTGCCGGCCTTCTTTGCCAAAAGTGCCACTATCTACAACCCCGTTATCTATGTCTTTATGAACCGGCAG TTTCGAAACTGCATCTTGCAGCTTTTCGGGAAGAAGGTTGACGATGGCTCTGAACTCTCCAGCGCCTCCAAAACGGAGGTCTCATCTGTGTCCTCGGTATCGCCTGCATGA
- the TEX28 gene encoding testis-specific protein TEX28 isoform X1, translating to MAPNGASSTAPCPSPDIPDPKCCLLVQKCRISTYSLSVSKISVNYLLDCIDAIEKAACSLKVMVLKAEHTRSPSATLPSNVPSCRSLSSSEDGPSGPSSLADGGLAHNLQDSVRHRILYLSEQLRVEKASRDGNTVSYLKLVSKADRHQVPHIQQAFEKVNQRASATIAQIEHRLHQCHQQLQELEEGCRPEGLLLMAESDPANCEPPSEKALLSEPPEPGGEDGPVNLPHASRPFILESRFQSLQQGTCLETEDVAQQQNLLLQKVKAELEEAKRFHISLQESYHSLKERSLTDLQLLLESLQEEKCRQALMEEQVNGRLQGQLNEIYNLKHNLACSEERMAYLSYERAKEIWEITETFKSRISKLEMLQQVTQLEAAEHLQSRPPQMLFKFLSPRLSLATVLLVFVSTLCACPSSLISSRLCTCTMLMLIGLGVLAWQRWRAIPATDWQEWVPSRCRLYSKDSGPPADGP from the exons TTATTCTCTCAGTGTATCGAAGATATCAGTCAACTATCTTCTGGATTGCATTGATGCTATTGAGAAGGCAGCCTGCAGTCTAAAAGTCATGGTTTTAAAG GCGGAACACACCAGGAGCCCCAGCGCAACCCTCCCCTCCAATGTGCCTTCATGCCGGTCCCTGTCATCCAGCGAAGACGGCCCCAGTGGCCCTTCCAGCCTCGCAGATGGAGGCCTAGCCCACAACTTACAGGATAGTGTCAGGCACCGCATCCTCTACCTCTCAGAGCAGCTGAGAGTGGAGAAGGCCAGTCGGGATGGCAACACTGTGAGCTACCTCAAGCTGGTATCCAAAGCAGACCGGCACCAGGTGCCGCACATCCAGCAGGCCTTTGAGAAGGTGAACCAGCGCGCCTCTGCCACCATCGCCCAGATCGAGCACAGGCTCCACCAGTGTCACCAGCAGCTCCAGGAGCTGGAGGAAGGCTGCAGGCCCGAGGGCTTACTGCTGATGGCAGAAAGCGACCCAGCCAACTGCGAGCCACCCAGTGAGAAGGCCCTGCTTTCAGAGCCCCCCGAGCCAGGTGGGGAAGACGGGCCGGTCAACCTGCCTCATGCCAGCAGGCCCTTCATCTTGGAGAGTCGCTTCCAGAGCTTACAGCAGGGGACGTGCTTAGAGACAGAGGATGTGGCCCAGCAACAAAACCTGCTGTTGCAGAAGGTAAAGGCAGAGCTGGAAGAAGCCAAGAGGTTCCACATCAGCCTCCAGGAGTCCTATCACAGCCTAAAGGAGAGGTCTCTGACTGACCTGCAGCTGTTGCTGGAGTCCCTTCAGGAGGAGAAGTGTAG GCAAGCATTGATGGAAGAACAGGTGAATGGTCGCCTGCAGGGACAGCTGAATGAGATTTACAACCTCAAACACAATCTGGCCTGCAGCGAAGAGAGAATGGCCTATCTATCCTATGAGAGAGCCAAGGAAATATGG GAGATCACGGAGACCTTCAAGAGCCGAATATCCAAGCTGGAGATGCTACAGCAAGTCACCCAACTGGAGGCAGCGGAGCACCTCCAAAGCCGTCCCCCGCAGATGTTGTTCAAGTTCCTGAGTCCGCGCCTCTCACTGGCAACCGTCCTCTTGGTCTTTGTCTCCACCTTGTGTGCCTGCCCCTCGTCACTGATCAGCTCACGCCTGTGCACCTGCACCATGCTGATGCTGATCGGGCTTGGGGTCCTGGCCTGGCAGAGGTGGCGCGCCATCCCTGCCACAGACTGGCAGGAATGGGTCCCCTCCAGGTGTAGACTGTACTCCAAGGACTCTGGGCCTCCAGCAGATGGACCTTAA
- the TEX28 gene encoding testis-specific protein TEX28 isoform X2, translating into MQLLDHLAEHTRSPSATLPSNVPSCRSLSSSEDGPSGPSSLADGGLAHNLQDSVRHRILYLSEQLRVEKASRDGNTVSYLKLVSKADRHQVPHIQQAFEKVNQRASATIAQIEHRLHQCHQQLQELEEGCRPEGLLLMAESDPANCEPPSEKALLSEPPEPGGEDGPVNLPHASRPFILESRFQSLQQGTCLETEDVAQQQNLLLQKVKAELEEAKRFHISLQESYHSLKERSLTDLQLLLESLQEEKCRQALMEEQVNGRLQGQLNEIYNLKHNLACSEERMAYLSYERAKEIWEITETFKSRISKLEMLQQVTQLEAAEHLQSRPPQMLFKFLSPRLSLATVLLVFVSTLCACPSSLISSRLCTCTMLMLIGLGVLAWQRWRAIPATDWQEWVPSRCRLYSKDSGPPADGP; encoded by the exons ATGCAGTTGCTGGATCATTTG GCGGAACACACCAGGAGCCCCAGCGCAACCCTCCCCTCCAATGTGCCTTCATGCCGGTCCCTGTCATCCAGCGAAGACGGCCCCAGTGGCCCTTCCAGCCTCGCAGATGGAGGCCTAGCCCACAACTTACAGGATAGTGTCAGGCACCGCATCCTCTACCTCTCAGAGCAGCTGAGAGTGGAGAAGGCCAGTCGGGATGGCAACACTGTGAGCTACCTCAAGCTGGTATCCAAAGCAGACCGGCACCAGGTGCCGCACATCCAGCAGGCCTTTGAGAAGGTGAACCAGCGCGCCTCTGCCACCATCGCCCAGATCGAGCACAGGCTCCACCAGTGTCACCAGCAGCTCCAGGAGCTGGAGGAAGGCTGCAGGCCCGAGGGCTTACTGCTGATGGCAGAAAGCGACCCAGCCAACTGCGAGCCACCCAGTGAGAAGGCCCTGCTTTCAGAGCCCCCCGAGCCAGGTGGGGAAGACGGGCCGGTCAACCTGCCTCATGCCAGCAGGCCCTTCATCTTGGAGAGTCGCTTCCAGAGCTTACAGCAGGGGACGTGCTTAGAGACAGAGGATGTGGCCCAGCAACAAAACCTGCTGTTGCAGAAGGTAAAGGCAGAGCTGGAAGAAGCCAAGAGGTTCCACATCAGCCTCCAGGAGTCCTATCACAGCCTAAAGGAGAGGTCTCTGACTGACCTGCAGCTGTTGCTGGAGTCCCTTCAGGAGGAGAAGTGTAG GCAAGCATTGATGGAAGAACAGGTGAATGGTCGCCTGCAGGGACAGCTGAATGAGATTTACAACCTCAAACACAATCTGGCCTGCAGCGAAGAGAGAATGGCCTATCTATCCTATGAGAGAGCCAAGGAAATATGG GAGATCACGGAGACCTTCAAGAGCCGAATATCCAAGCTGGAGATGCTACAGCAAGTCACCCAACTGGAGGCAGCGGAGCACCTCCAAAGCCGTCCCCCGCAGATGTTGTTCAAGTTCCTGAGTCCGCGCCTCTCACTGGCAACCGTCCTCTTGGTCTTTGTCTCCACCTTGTGTGCCTGCCCCTCGTCACTGATCAGCTCACGCCTGTGCACCTGCACCATGCTGATGCTGATCGGGCTTGGGGTCCTGGCCTGGCAGAGGTGGCGCGCCATCCCTGCCACAGACTGGCAGGAATGGGTCCCCTCCAGGTGTAGACTGTACTCCAAGGACTCTGGGCCTCCAGCAGATGGACCTTAA